A genomic stretch from Solanum stenotomum isolate F172 chromosome 8, ASM1918654v1, whole genome shotgun sequence includes:
- the LOC125874821 gene encoding uncharacterized protein LOC125874821 — protein MDQKLPVIAKNFWKIVRVAYFMLRKGLSSKRKLMFDLNLLMKRGKIAGKAAFQNLMFQGHNNNNSNIHESTSKEYYEFSCSNSPAFHLPFHINKRINKHSQPEHDIEYDDVSMMNAAVLKALEMLQSETASPALPGFGRTPTVRQLRITDSPFPLREADNGDMISHVDEKADEFISRFYRDLRREASAFA, from the coding sequence atggATCAAAAATTGCCAGTGATAGCAAAAAACTTCTGGAAAATAGTCCGTGTGGCTTACTTCATGTTGAGAAAAGGATTATCATCAAAGAGGAAACTAATGTTCGATCTCAACTTATTAATGAAACGTGGTAAGATTGCTGGCAAAGCTGCGTTCCAAAATCTGATGTTCCAGggccataataataataacagtaATATTCATGAATCAACTTCGAAAGAGTATTACGAGTTCAGCTGCAGTAACAGCCCTGCTTTCCATCTCCCCTTCCACATCAACAAACGCATTAATAAGCATAGTCAGCCTGAACATGACATTGAGTACGACGACGTTTCAATGATGAACGCTGCTGTTTTGAAGGCATTAGAAATGCTTCAGAGCGAAACGGCATCACCTGCTTTGCCTGGATTCGGGAGGACTCCAACGGTGAGGCAATTGAGGATCACTGATTCGCCTTTTCCTTTAAGAGAAGCTGATAATGGTGACATGATCAGCCACGTTGATGAGAAAGCTGATGAATTCATTTCTCGATTCTACAGAGATTTGAGAAGAGAAGCTTCTGCCTttgcttaa